GTACGTAGGGATGGGGACCAataatttacattaataatGATTTACTTAGTATCTGATGAGGGGACCAAAGATGATAGTGGCGTTGAAATGCTAATCAATGAGACAGTTTAAAATCATTGCTCTCACCTGCTTAGATTGCACTTTGGATTATAAGGTTTATAATAATACTGCCATGCgttagaattttgaataaaGAGGAAGCCTTTAAAATAGGCTTTGTAGACATTAAAGTTGATTCTAATTTAGACTGGGAGCTGATTCGTTCTGTCAAGGAAATaaattgtgaaggaaataaCAAAAGCAAGTTTGGAATATGCCTCGGGAAAGTTGGTCGCTTAGCACGTTTATGGCTATTATAATTATTTGAGCTGCTATAACATGATTGATTGccatgaataaaataataaatgtatttctttatttttcattgattCTATCCAGAAGCTACCTTCCTCCGAATCGCACCTACGTGATATTTATGCATGCCCTGCATCATCTAAAGATGTCTACAATGTTGGGTAATAATGATATGATACATGTAAGCTGGATGAATAATTGTCAATAATCATGCATTGATGACCAATAATGCCTGGCTATTGACAGATGAATCTAAATAGATCCTCGATCTTAGGCatagaggatttttttttaaagtgcgtTTTAGGGTCTATGATTTATCTGGGCTGTTGGAAATTGGATCAAGCTTTTTGCCTAAGCCAGGACCCATTTGGATAAATGGGgccttaatttataaataagataATCCTATTTGAATTATCAAAACAGTGTGCTTATTtaatagaattattattttatgagtacttttttttattggaaaagTCTAAACTACCTAGCCTATTCTCTAAAAAAACTaatcaataatataattgaagtcttattaaaatcttataaaaagcaAGATCGGACTTCTCTTTTCCAAACAATGTGAGATTACACCACCTaccattatccttatcatataagGTATTACAATTTATCCCCATTTAATTCTAAGCATTCTTATCAAATTTGTCCGTTATAGAtggcacggctcaagtcccacatttctggttaAGATAGGCTCTGATATTATTTGTAATGCGTCAATAGAAAGCCCAAATCACATGACTTATACTCTAAAAGAAatagttaatgatacaattaaaACCTCATTAGAATCTTCCAAAAAGCAAAAATTCTCATTTTCAAGTAATATAAGATTTCATACATTACCTATCATTATTCTTATCATAAGGAATATTACATTTATAAGGTAATTTACGTTCAACTTACTTgggaaaatttatattttaattaaattaatggaTTAACTTGTTTTGTATTTTCCACCTTCGTGAAAAAATGTACACTTTAACTCATTAAATTTCAACCTGTTTCATTAATCGCAGTAACTATTCGCACTTTGAGAAAGTGCGATAATTCattctaataaaaaaacttgAGAAAGAAAAGGTAAACATGACAAAGAAACCCTCGATTGACGGTTAAACGTCGACCTCGTTTGCCTCGTTTATGAAGCGTCACCATGATTTAACTGAAACATGCGAAAGCATTTTTAACTGCTGACAATTTACCTTGCATGTACTGCAATACAATGTGGTACCAACTCCTTTATCAAGGTCAATGTTTCAGGCTATGTGCGGCCCCCCCCTCCCTAAACCCCAACTGCACTGCCatatataatttaaacacatcaaTAATGCAGCCAGTGATCAGAGCAGCACATGCCCAGCTCTTGTCTACTCCGACAACCATATCCAAGGGGCTGGGCGATATCTCATTAGTTTAAGAGCAAGCTACAGAAAAACTTCAAATTATGAATCTTGGCAGAATAatgtctttttctctttcttttctgtttcGCTTGTGActtcaatattatataatataagacATGCATGTTAATGCTAAATGTAAAGCTTTCAGATATGGTAATAGTATGCCATGGATGATGCATACGCACAGGTAAAAGGTGCAAACGACATGAAACGGAAAGAAGTCAGGCTGACAGACAAGTTGGAGGCCTTTGATCATTCAGACATTACATATAGCATTACGTTTCACAGGACAATTAATGCACTTTACATACTAAGCATGCAGTATAGGAACAGGAAACTGCAAAGGTAAAGTACTCCCGCATACATAAGGTCTTAGGAGTcttacaaatataataaactagaAACAGCTCATACAAGAACATTAGTTCCATGGCAACCAAAAACATAAAGATGGAAACATGGTAAAAGCAGCCAACACATGATCTCCTACCCAGTCCGACAGCCTACCATTCCTCATTGTCCTCCCCTACTAAATCTGGTTAACTTGCCTTTCTGCCCCTATCCTGATCTTTTGGTAGGCTACTGGAAGGATAGGATCATGTCCAGAGCTAGCTAGTTCCTGTTCCTGCACTTTTCCACGGCCCTCGGAGCTGTGCACAAAACCAAAAAAGTTCTCCATGAGAAACTGATCTCCACACGTGTAAAACCTTATGCTAAAATGCAGCTTATGAACAACCATTTCCCTAAGTATCTTCATATccattttataaattatgatgTTTCAAGCTATATCCGGTATGAAACTTATAAGTATTGCCGTTAAATCTCCCATTTGTCCCAAAACCTTAAGTGAAAGAgataaatttaatcatttatacTATATCTTCACTATTACTGTCTCCAACAACTTTGAATGAGTCCCAAATCTTCTCTCGCCCACCACCTGGTTCCATCAAGTCCCATACCTCTACTTTTTAAGATTGAGATTTTATTCTAATCTCAATATTAAGTGAAAGGTTCTGGATTGGATGGCTACCAGCCATTGGCGAAAAATGTGGTTGGCTAGACCTGGTTTAATTTATTGGTGCTTTCGCTTATATATTACAATAGCATTACTACAAACCACTCAAGTGGAGTGCATTAGTCATTAAATGTTCCAAGTACTAAACTAATCATTTAAGATATGGAAAAGGTGTTAGTTCAAAAACGTAGTTGAGAATCATGCTGACATCAGCAAAACAAAAGAGATGGTCACATGGATAAATAATGTACGCACCTAGGCCGATGGCATCAGAACCCTTCATGATTCTCAACCTCTTGCATGTATCAATAAACATCCTGCAATAAGTTAAAAATTGCCTTACATACCACCCTGAAATTTAGCAAATATTCTAGTAATGAATTTGTGGTGCAAATAGCTGTTAATTAGAGAGGAACACCATTGAAGAGCATCATAATCCTTaagtaaatatgaaattcaAATTATAACAAATTGACCAAAGCACCTGTATCTAAAAAAATCTGCAACTATGATATAGTATGTCCTCAACATGGAAGGTTAATGGTGGCGAaaggggaaaacaaaacaaagcaaaaacaacatcatataTACAGGTTAAAGAGCACCTTCTCAAGAGATGTATTTTGATTTCATACCCATGCCAATACTGGTAATGTTCTCTCAATTGCTACGAGTGACAATTCATTTTATAAAGTAAAAGATCCACCAGTTAAAAAAAcagtataatatattagaccTTCACACTAATTTCACAAAAAATGATTGACCATAAGTACATATGGAGCTATATATGCACAATTGGACCAAACTAACCACAACATGTCAGTTCATTGTTAATTAATACGAGATACAAAGGTAACATATTGTGGAAGAATTGTCTCAATGTATTTAAGTTGAAAATTGATACAGAGGTAGAGTACCATTCGCATCTTGCTGTCTGAAGTGATGTTACAATATGCAGACATCATCACAACACCTAATTTCTCCCATTGGAGAATACACAAAAGTGTAATCTAAAAGGCTGTGTATAAAGTCAATAACTATATTTGTGATGGCTAACAATGCAATTGCCAGTCAATAGGTTTTATGGAAACATTAAAGAGAGACGAGAATATTAAGAATAAAATGGCTTAGACAATATGACCTGTATTCTGAGATGTAAACTCCATGATAAGCCTTATTTCTATGAACTCAAATGTTACATACAAACGTGTGCTCCAATACTTATCTACATAGATACTTCTTTGGCTTATGAGCATTTCTCAACTAATTATAACTGtcattcattttaattaaataaaactccAATGTGTCTATACATAATAAATCAACATGTCCTTAGAATGGCATCATAACCCCAAGGTGACTTTTTAAGTTAAAGGATTCATTATGTCATTGAGGAAGTTCAATAAGAGAGGCAAACAAGTAAGGTGAATTGGAGCTTACTCCCACGGGACATCCCCCATAAGCATCCAGTCACCATCTTTATCTTCGTAAGTAAGAACATATTCTGAGCCATGAAGCAGATCCTTCAGTTTGCTCTCACTCAGCACCTCTCTGCCCAGAGCACCATGAGATCCATATTGACCTGACATCACATCACAACAGCAGTGTGTCCATACAAACCACAATGTGTAGCTCTAAAGtgcaaaaaaatatatgctCCGTGATTTGAAACTTTGGAATGACTCACCAATGGTAAAACAGCTGAACATCTTTTCTAGGGCAGAAGACAGTTCCTTGTATGCAGAGTAATTTTTTAAGTCCACCTTCCTCAAATAAGGAGCACCATCCATGCTGACCTTGATAAACATGGCACCAGGTACTGATTTTACATCTAGTTCTTCATTGTTCTTCGAAGTAGAAGCCAGTGAATTCTTCCTAAACGACCTTATAGGTGGCCAACCCACAACCTGTGCCCTGCCACACAAGGAATATTAGAGAAATTCTAATGGTTAAGCTCAAACATAAGACCACAGCCCTCTTCGCACTCACTTGGTAGCAGGTGCACTGCTATTACCATTTGCAAAACCATTATTATTTGGTCTGGGTTCATCGGCAGCACGGGACCTCTCTTGTATTATCTTTTGTGGTTCTTTTGCATTAGCCGGTTGAGTCCCAAGTTTCTCAAGCACAGAACCAGATTTTAGTCCCAAATTCGAAGAAGACCTTGAGGACAGCATCGCCTTTACCTCTGATTTAGCGAGATATTTGCCCTGCACAAAATATATGGTGGTAAGCGTGGCTAGATCCAACAGTAAATAAGATCCAAGTCCCTTTTGCAAAAGCAATGATTTTTCACCTCCGAGAAACCATCCATAGCATCAGAGAATCCTCTCTTACTGCCTGACGGAACACTCTTCTGTGTAGAAGAGCAGTGACCATCATTCAATGGATGCAAAGGGAAGAGTTGCTTTTCATCAAGCTGAGTTGAGCTTagcaagcagagttcaggatcTCTTTCAGGAGACTGGGATCCAGGAAGCCCAAGCCTCAGTTCTGTAGCCTTTAGATTCAGACTACTTCTTTTAGCCTCATCAGACACACTGGATACCACTGAGCTGTCCACCGATGAACAATCAGCTAAACCCATATAGTTACGCTCTTTCAAGTCAGAGCTGTTGCAGCATAAACTGTCAATTGAGGTGGAGGAAGCCACTAATGTGACATTGCTCTGATCCTCCTCTCCAACACCGAGAAGTGGAGACATTCACACTAAAAATCTCCTGCAAAATGTTGCAAAACACCTAAATTCTTTCTATTCTAGATACTCGAAGAATTGTATCagaaatatgaaaatctagaatCTTTGAACAGATAAAAAGAAGTAAAGAGCAATTATGTGCAACAACGGCTGGCCACCCTTAATATGAAGacaaattcaataaaatgcAAACCAATGATCGACTATACAATCTCCTTGATCTAATTAAGCATCCCCTTAGATCACAAAACATTGTCCGTCTCTTGCTTAGAACTTACGTTCCAAGTAACAAGACCAACATAGATTCCAATAATAACCAATAGTTGAGCATGTACTTGAGGATCTACTGTAGTTAACAGAAACTAATATAAAATATCCTGAAGCTAATCTCATAGCAATCCCTTTGGCATAAAAGCTGAATAATATCAAGTGACAATAAATGAAAGGAAACCCTACAGAGCTTCAGGGACTAAACTCTATCCAGAACGTTgaccaaataattaaaaagaagtaATTACACCGCAGATCGAAGCACGAGCTATAAACTCAGAAGCAGAGACGTACTTGGACTAATTGTGGGCCTGTGGCCTACAAATTTAGAcacataaaaaggaaaaaaaaaaaatgaaaagaagagggGCAAAATTTATGGTttgaaggcaaaaaaaaaaaaagggaggaaaATTAAGTAAAAAGTCTATTAAAGTTATCAGCATATGGTTTCTTGATTGGAAACAAAAACTCCACTAACCACAGCATTCAAATGTGATGTTCATTGTACGGAAAGCGAAAGAAATGCAGCAGTAGCAGCAACAAGTAGCAGAAAACGCAATGACCTCAAACTTATATTACCCCCTTCTTTTAGTCCTTCAATTCCTCGGCATCACAAAAATGGAAGCGAAAGATGAAACAACAAAAAAGTAGAGTCACTAGAAAATGAAGAGCAACCAAAAACTGGGGAAAGAAACAACGAGTCCTGGAAGCAAAGCTTGCAAAATCGAAGAGCTCAGTGTTAGCcaagaaaaaaccaaaagaaaaaaaaggagctTAGTGTTTACCTGAAGAAAGTTGTGAATCAGTGGCTGACGAAAAAGATTGATTTCAGGGTTTGGTTTAGCAGAGAGAAGAAGCTTAGAGAGaggggaggggagagagagcTAAGGACCCTCCATTTGGCAGAAAGTAACAAAAGCTTTTGCTGGCCAATGTGAAACTCTATGCATTAAAATAACTCCTCTAAACAAAATGAAACATAACAAAAGAGAATTTTGTCTTAAAAAACAgccttcttttaaaaatatgataatacaAAAGTACATCTTTTCGTTTGATATTTCCTTTTATATTTAGTAAATTATATTCTGTTCCCCATTTTTTATAATCCGCCGAACAACTTGAGGGGAACACATATCAATGGCTGATGTACATTTTGAGACTTTGAATGCAGACCGTTGATTTTTCTTCTACCGTACAAATGCCCTTCAAAACACAAAGTTTGTTATTGGCGTGGGAATTTCGAAGGTTTGTAACGTTTTCGAGGGCATCAGAACAAATAGGCCTACGACGTCGTCTTGAAATGCACACATCACTTTTATTTTCTAAGAAATGCTTTaactacaaataaattttataaaaataaatccataaaatTACGTGACTTAATATGGtaagttaaattttaaaattacttttattataaaataaatataacatataataaaaaattatgtcaatttatgaatttactttcaTAAGATCTCTttgtaattataatacttttcttatttttcattttattatctcCTAACAATATtactatgaaaaatattttatccataaataaaattcattaaacAAATCTAGAAAAACGAATACGTcaaattatcatattatttttattataaaataaatataatatatcacaacaaattataacaatataaaattttagatCTAGCAATACTCTATTACTACTATTATCATGCAAAGTGAGGGTATAAGAAATTAATGTGCTATTGGAATTAGCTTAAATCTTGTTTTCCACAAAATTGCAGGCAATCTAAACAATCCCATACAAAGAGACGAGGGTAGAAGTCTTCGATATGGACTACTAGGCGTGCCAACGTTTTTAAGTTCGAAATGGCACCGACTGATCATATCCCTCAACAAATTATCACAAAAGTGGAAAACTTTAAAACGGATAGATAAATTTCACAGAAGAACGTTGTGAGGAGAATAATATGAATGAAATTTATAGAAGAACTCATCATGAAAATAAAAGTGCTGAGAGAGCAGGAGACAATCCGATTTCATAAGGAAGCCATAACACAATCACATGCTCCAGTGTTCAAGTGTTTGATGGGATTGCGCATTCACTGTAACAGGAATCATGGTGGGAAGCTTGTCGTTTCAGCCCAATATCCCATCAATCAAAAACTAGGACGTGTCCAAATCACTTCCCCTTCCCCTGTCGTTTTTTCCCAACTTAGTTCAAGATAAGGCAATACAGAGAATCATATCGTGTCCTAATCTTTTTCGGCAGTGATTCCTGAGTTCTGTCGTACAAGACGTGGAAGGAAGCCTCTCACCCTAAAGACCATACTGCCCCCATTTTACCTTCTTTTACTCATATTGCGCATTCCTTGGATGCAATCATGGTGCTTTCCCAAGCATAAGTAGTAAGATCATGCGTGAGAGTatcttttagtattttttttttaatttttatgtaatattatatattaataacttgttattgtctttttattaaaacattgatattttttatttcttaatgttcattttttatatagatatttttattttatcatctttttattcattatgggcagaaattcttttaattagttttttttttttaaataaaatcggTTCTGAGTAATTTTATCTGATGGGAtactttattttatcttaataaaaacataatttaagtaattttttttttattaattttacataaagaaaaaaaaaaatctctatctTTATCTTAAACGTGGCAGCAGAAGACAATATCCAAGAAATATTGCAGCAATGTGATTATGAGGAGCAAAGAAATCAGGTATTGTTTAGCCAAATATATCAAATTCAACAACTCCACTCATTACATTTCTATTTTTCTGGGCAAGATTCCCTCCTCATTGCCCCATGTTACATGCAAGCAGCAAGATACCTAATCAAATGCCACAAATACCCCCTACAGTCACATGTGCAGTCCTTAAAAATGGATCCCACCTAGTATTTTTCACATGCTGTAGGGCACCCCCACCCCCTATATTCCCcctaaacaaaaaagaaagaatgtggATTTACTCTGTTTGATGGCCTAGGGAaggttgttaaagaaaaataaaagttgcacatgtatatatattataatatataagaaaagttTTATATTCCATActcttattctatttttatctattaattaagatgtgatatatttatcatcattaaataatcatttattatatatatttttatcattcaatCGTAATAAATGTGCTACATCTTACTTAATAAGATGTGAGTAAAATGAGAGTgtggtgtatagcattactcaatatatatttatatatattatgaaaaattttatacaccatACAACCATCCAACTTTCATGTTATTATATAAGATATGgcaattaaatgattttttattagatgattttttctcatctaatggtgataaatatgtcacatatATGTAGATAAAAGTAAGATAATTATGCCGTGCATAGTATTACtcatatattataaattgagATATCCTGAGAAATTAAGATTATTAGAGCACAATGAGTCGGGAGGACGAGTTTGGGGGCAGTGTATTTCAGCAAAGAGGGGGGGACAAGGAAAAACATAGGGAAGTTATATGATGTGCGTGTTTGCAACTAAAAACTTGTGATAAAATTTATTAGTGTCTATTTTGTGTTTGTATTAGTAAAAGGCATATCTtccattgaaaatattattcaaatgcaaataatTGAAACGtgtattttgaatattggttacacacatataattcaacaattttatatgattttttttaaagtcttcTTATTGGTGAGCACCGTCGATGTGGTGGGACAAGAaagagattttaatttttgaattgtTGGGTCCTTAATAGATAATTTCCTTTCACGTCTTAATATTGGCctatacataatacattatcTATATGgtataattttattgttcatAAAGATAATGTATagtctataaactttaaaataaaatgattcttTGAACATTTGTCACTCGTAATCGCTCACCCATGGACCATCGTCCAATCACGGACGAAGTGAATTGCAACCTAGTTGGATTCCCAAAATCAATGAACGATGACATATGGCAACAAAGTGTGATGCACGCGCGAGAACATGAAAGCGAATGAATGGTCTTATGACATATTTTTCCTCGAGGAGGAGATTGACTAAAACCATCATTAATTGTCACCACCTTCACACGCTTTGCCCTAAAAAACCATACATTGACATATGCACAACATCTTATCCATGCTTCGTTTGGCATTGTCATCATCGTCTTGTTTCATATTCGCATGCATCATTAACACCCTCTCACCTTGGACTTCGACGATGAGGAACAGGACTAGCCATTCAAACAATTTagacctaaacgagtgatgtcTCGTGTTGACTTaagttttaaacttttatcaacatgttttaattaaataaatagaaaagataAGACACATTacgagttttatttttttaagaaaattataagttGATAGAGCTTGTGAAATAATTCCACGTCACTAACATAGTAAATATGTCTTTAATTTTACTCTTG
This genomic window from Carya illinoinensis cultivar Pawnee chromosome 7, C.illinoinensisPawnee_v1, whole genome shotgun sequence contains:
- the LOC122316523 gene encoding auxin-responsive protein IAA9-like, yielding MSPLLGVGEEDQSNVTLVASSTSIDSLCCNSSDLKERNYMGLADCSSVDSSVVSSVSDEAKRSSLNLKATELRLGLPGSQSPERDPELCLLSSTQLDEKQLFPLHPLNDGHCSSTQKSVPSGSKRGFSDAMDGFSEGKYLAKSEVKAMLSSRSSSNLGLKSGSVLEKLGTQPANAKEPQKIIQERSRAADEPRPNNNGFANGNSSAPATKAQVVGWPPIRSFRKNSLASTSKNNEELDVKSVPGAMFIKVSMDGAPYLRKVDLKNYSAYKELSSALEKMFSCFTIGQYGSHGALGREVLSESKLKDLLHGSEYVLTYEDKDGDWMLMGDVPWEMFIDTCKRLRIMKGSDAIGLAPRAVEKCRNRN